In Ancylothrix sp. D3o, a single window of DNA contains:
- the cas2 gene encoding CRISPR-associated endonuclease Cas2 produces MLFYVVIYDIPCDKRRRKVFNLLEGYGQWVQYSCFECVLSEKKFEELRRRLKKRVKLDEDSLRFYPLSKHTRGQVETWGIGPSVREFPGSVIV; encoded by the coding sequence ATGCTTTTTTATGTGGTGATTTATGATATTCCTTGCGATAAACGCCGACGGAAGGTATTTAATTTGTTGGAGGGTTATGGTCAGTGGGTGCAGTACAGTTGTTTCGAGTGCGTTTTGTCTGAAAAAAAGTTTGAGGAGTTGCGCCGGCGTTTGAAAAAACGGGTGAAACTGGATGAGGATAGTCTGCGTTTTTATCCTTTATCTAAGCACACTCGTGGCCAGGTGGAAACTTGGGGCATTGGCCCTTCTGTTCGTGAGTTTCCGGGGTCGGTGATTGTTTGA